TTGGTGGAGCTTTATACATAGAATTATGAATGGCTGCTAGCCATAACATCATAATTccctaaaatattaaactacTACAGCagaaataaataaggatatGTCCAATCTAAGAGCCAAACATTCGTTTATACTAAAAGACAAAGGAAACAAATCCATCAAAGGGTAACCAAATTAAAGTTGCTgcattatgaaagaaaaaaccaCAATCCCAACTTTCCTCTGATTACAACAAGCCCTAAAAACTGAAACAACTACATGCATGGGCATGGCTCCCATTCTAAATTCTTATTAATTGGGTCCAATGTCAAGATTGGCAAGTTGCTGTATGTTCATGGGATAAATGATGCTTAAGTCGCCCGAGAAGGCCTTCTTTCCAAATAAAATGTTGATAGCTTCTGTTGGATGAAATGCATCCCAAAACACATACTGATCTCTATTTGGACGTGGTGTTTGGAATGGAAGACACGTAATTTGTCCTCTATTTCGCCTGATTCCACAGCATCCTCGATCTATAACACTAAACCCTGTGTGCATAAAACAGTTCAAAGTAGTGAGGAAGACGTAAATTTGTATCACTATTTTAAATAGCTGAAGATAATATAAAGAAAACgagaaaaagtaattttgtatatttaaaataggtatacataattttattgaatgataaaatattaagtataGAAGTAGTGTATGCATACCATAGGATCTGTAGTTGACTAACAGATCTTCAAACATTCTAGCGATATCgatgtaaattaattttgaaccGGGAAGATTGGCACTAAGATTGTTGATCATCGTCTTCACATTTGTATTGAAAGGTAAAACAAGCTGGTTAACTTCTTCTGAGCAGGTACCAAGCTGGTTTTGAGCCAAGATGCTTGGTATGCAGCCCATTCTTCCTAATCCAGCCAGTACAAATTTTCGAGCGCCCAGATTGTACAGGCTCTGTAtttatcatgcacataattagattaaaaagtTGGTCAGTTTTACCAATAAGTTAAGCTCAGTTGGGTACTAGATATAgttgaatcaaaatcaatcaaaaagacATGATATAGATTGgcaaaagttttaaaagtaaagatTTATGGTGTGTAAACCAGGTTAAGAGATCTCACAGTGAGTTGTCGGGCGTATTGTTCAACCAAAAGATCAGCATATTGTTGAGCATTATATTCATTCTTGGTATTGTAATTTGGCATGAGATAGTTGTTCAAGTAGTCATTGCTCCCCATCCCTACAAAGAAAATAGATCTTGCGATAGCCTTGGACAAATCAGTTGCCCCAAGATTACCAGTAATTTGATCCAGAGTATTTTGGAAGTTCCTCATTTGTTGACTAAACGGTATACGGCCCACCTGATCAAACATTATACAGACAAactctttataaaaatttaactccTCTATTATCTGCATATGAATTCTTCCTTATAAATGAAGTTTTCTTACGAAGTTTCTTCTGGTGATGTCAAGGATGCCGGTGGCGGCAGAAGCATAGTTGACTCCATGAAGAACTTGATCTCCAGAAGCTTCAGATTATGCAGGGATCAAGGGAAGCCCCAGCTCCACAGCTGAATAAATGCATAACacatcaattaaaacaaatgaggttattgttataattaatcCTAGTTACTAAGAGGAAAATACCTTTAAATTGGTAATTATTAAGAGATGATGAAGACATTTAATTTTGCCATTAAGAGCATGTCAAACTGAACTCCTCGTGATTTAGTCAGATGTGAAAATAGATAAGattaaagggagaaggactattcccacccaacttttgatgtgCTTTTAATTGCCACCCACGGTAGATGGAAATCcatttttcccacccatgaccaaactaccgtccaatttttcagttagggacaggggcaaaatcgtcacttactatttaaaaccttaaaactttaaaattttaccgtttcccccctccaggttttaaaaactaataactaacccatcctcaaagtttgaaaagtttaatttcacccctagggttcgTTTTCTTCTTCGACAACCACCGACGGCCAACGCATtcgatcgatctcccatctctaACTACACAGGAcaatgaagatctcttcgtcacaccaccgtcgtcgcaccaggagaaggaggaggccggtgaagacgccggagacgacgtcgagactgaagttgaagaatgggggtgaaattgctagttttgaaagttatggtgGGCggctgttttttgaaaaatatggaaaccctaagtttgggggtgaaaatgttagttttcaaagtttaaaaactttaggtaaggtgaaatgttagtttctaaaacctaaggggggtgaaggtAAAatcctcacatcaattttgggatgaattttgcaaattaaattgaggggtatttttgtcatttcacctAATAAgggcaaaatatttattttacccttatgcaaacagatatcatccatattaacggctcatgggtgggaaaagtagattttcatctgccgtgggtgacAGTTTAAGAacacatcaaaagttgggtgggaaatagtccttctccctaagattaaatgacaaaacaatgttAGGTTGAAAGGGGTTGGATTGGATCTcataaatgtaataaatgtTGGATATTGGTCAAACAAAACAAGAACCcctaataattcaaaaaatccTAGTACGTATTACtaatcaattataattagtagcattattaaatatctaattatctgcagagagaaaagagaaagagataattaaCTAATATCAATAAATGATAGTCGATTCATCCCAAAAATATCAGAATAGATACTTCAAACAACTCACGGCAAGCTCACTTTGCGCCAAAGTCACTTTACACTACATGTGATTTATGAAATAAGTTAAGCTAGCAACAAAAATTTGTACCaggaaattaaagaaaacaccAACCGCCAACGCATTAATTTgtaaccgaaaaaaaaaaaaccaatttggcttttaatatattaattagttcatgggtgggtgtttgagttttctATGTGTCATAGGTATGATTTTGAGGTTAGACTAAAagttgggtaggaaatagtgctttttcccttaaatatGTTACTAATTTTGAATATGCAAAATGAAGTGCCTTATTAATGtatgtaatagaaaaattttgattcttgattaacagtgaggtagtttacatgttaaattttgatttatatattgttaattaataatgaaaatatttcctTCATTCCATTGATAAGAATTATCTTATCTTATATTTTGTTGTGATATTTAtgcatcaaaattaaagttgaacaAGAACAAATAGTGTTGGTGtctgtatttataatttttaaatatgcaaatttgTAGAGCTGCTCAAAGGGAAATTTGAAGAgaaactatatattgaaaaagaaatgtttgacAGTAAAATGCCTTATAGATGCAGTTCAAGGTTTGATAAACCCGAATCGACCtgatttgtttcaaaaaaaaaatttagggtttttttttttcaaatgtcctctgaaaatgtttcttaaaacttcacttgtttcttcaaaatcatctttcaatgttagattttcatcttcatctattcttTCTTCACTTTCCCAAAACCAACACACCAAATCACCACCCAAACACATCTCCACTCTTAAGCACCATCctcaactttataatttccttcGTGTAAACTGCAGGTCAGGTAACTTTTCTCTTGATGAAGCTTTTGATtccttcaattatatgattcatatgCACCCAACTCCTGCTATGTCTTCCTTCagtattttgttttctgcacttgttaagaaaaaacattttgatcaaCTTCTTGTGATGTACACGAGATTCATTTCAGCTGGGTTGTTGCcggatttctttattttgaatattttaatcgATTGCTTAAGCAAAATGGGCACGCGATTCTGATGGTTTTGTAGTTCTTGTGGAGTATTTTTAGAGGGGTTTTTTACCCAAACGCTTTTACTTTTAACAATCTGATAATGGTCTTGTATGGCGGGCAGATTAAGAGGccattgaattttttaggaaaaatgGTTTTTCGGTTGGTTGTAGACCCAATGTGGTTACAGTTGGGACTGTTGATTACTGGGTTGTGTAGAACTGGTAATGTCACAGTTGCCCTTCAGTTGgtttgaagaaatgaataacGGGAATGGTGAATTTGGTGACATTTGTAAGCCTAATATTGTTTGCTATACTACATATTGATGGTCTTTGCAAATATGGGTTAGTGGACAAGGCAAAGAAAACTGTTTCAGAAATGAAGAACAAGGGCCATTAATCCAGATGTGATTACTTACACCACTCTAATTTATGGTTTGTGTAATACGTCTAATGGGAGGAGGcttaaaactttgttttttagAGATGTTGGAGAAGGTGTAAAGCCTATGTGTGACATTTAGCGTGGTAATTGATAAGCTCTGTATCATGGAAAGATGGACGAAGCCAATGGTTGTTCAACTAACTGATTTTAATAGAGGTGTTTGTCCCAACACGATAACTTATAACACCCTTTTGAGTGGTTTTTGCTTGGCAGGTCAAATGATGATGCTAGAGGGCTATTTGATTCCATGGCAAGTATGGGTGTAATAAGCCTGTTGTTTTTAGCTACAATATTTTGATGGATGGTTTATGCTTGGCGAATAAAGTTGGTAATGCTAAGAAAATTGTTTTGCTTCATGTTGAGCAAGGGATGTATGCCTATGTAGTTAACTACAATTACTCTGATCAATTGGTATTGCAAGAATCGAAAATGTGATGAAGCTATGAATCTTTATAAGGAAATGACTTTAAGGGGAGTTAGGCCAACAGTTGTTACTTATAGCACCTTGCTATCTGGCCTTTTTATGAACGGTAATGTCAAACATGCAAAAAAGCTATTTGGTGAGATGCAACTTAGTAATGTGCTTCCCAATTTAATTACGTATCATATTCTTGTTGATGGGTATTGCAAAAATGGTTGTGTTTTGGAGGCTGTTGAACTGTTCTATACTTTAATAAATCGAAACATTCAACCTAACATCACAACTTTCAATTGTCTCATTAATGGGTTGTGCAAAACAGGGAGACTCAATATTGCTTGGGAAATGTTCAACAGATTACATAGTAATGGCTTTGTTCCAGATGTTATTACATATAGCATTATAATGCATGGATTTTGTAAGGAAGGAAAGTTAGAAATGGCAAGTAAATGTTTCTCagatatggagcaaaatggtgtTGCGCCAAATTTGGTCACTTTCAATACGCTTATGTCTGGTTTCTTGCAGAATAATGAGACTTTAAAAGTGGTGGAacttcttcacaaaatgaaagagagaaatgtgaaaCCAGATGCATCCGTAGGTTCAATAATGTTAGATTTACTGGGAAAGCATGAAGATTATCGTGAAGTCCTGAATTTGCTACCATCCTTTTCAACCCAAGAACCAACAGGATGTCGATTGTTGAGTAAGTGCAATTTCCAAGGGAGTATAGCTTATCAAGAGAGCCCTGGCAAACGTTAAAGTTTCCCTGTAAAGATGTGTGCCACCATTGTAGTGGTGATTGAATTTATGTGAATCCATTAATGAAGAAGTCATATAATTGAAGTTACagattttgtcttcatctctgttGATTTGGCTTGACTACCAGGTTGCTATATTAGTATACATCTTTGGTTCTGACAGTTgcctatttttgttttcaaaggaAAATACTGACGAAGATGCTCGTAAGGTTGTAGATGGTTTAGCACCTAAGGCCACTGATCAAAATGATGCTATTGAGAAATTGTATGAACATGTATATCTCATCTGTGTACTCTTAGTGCTACTtgtaatatacatacataaatacaatTTGGATACatacattatttatgcatataaattatatacaaaaaaatgtatacatatagtattattgttttAGATAATCACAAAATTATCTTTGTGAAAACAGTTACACAACAATAACATctacatttaaaaattagtacAAAGAAGGACCAATTCTAAGCAAGATATGCATCAGTCATATTTTTCTGATATGGTGTGGTTACATAGTAATAACATCCATAGTCATATTTTTTCTGATATCTACTTCTACTTTTTGTCCATATAATTCCAACACTTCTaaactacttctaatttattctggccttgggtgggaataaactttttggccttttaattaaTGTGCCCTTGAAAATTGTAGGTGttctttataatgaataaaaatcaaaactatatttactcTAAGTTGAAATTTAGgcaatgctttaatttttttgtctatgtGGCTGAAATTTGAGCGAAGCATGATTCTTTGTTAACAAGTTTGCTTACCAATTAGCGTTAAATATTTCGAatcaatataactttttttaatttttcttactctcaattccttttaattttatacattgaaaacTTACTACAAATTTGTGTgattacaataaattaaattaaattagatgattgtttgttttatttcccttaaaaaactgagaaaagaaaatattatttattgttaaaatatattttaaatatattatttcggttagaatatatttaaatagattttgaatatattattttatatattaaaatatattctaaatatgttatttcctaagttaacatatattttaaatatatattttccatttttatattattgtatattaattatcttgatttgtatttccttatataaaatttatgatagatagtttaatatacaaaaaaatttatgtattattcagatagtttaatatacaaaaaaatacaatttattcatatttttagatgGTATCAAAGACAAGCATCCTTTCGGCATTTTAGTTAAGCTCACTTATGTCTTCATCTCCACATATATGGAAAGTGAAAAACTGAGTTTATTACTTTGGACACACTTATGCCTTCACCTATGTAGAAAatggaaatatgagttttagttTGGGCACGCTCATGCCGTCATTTGTGTAAAAAGTAGGAAGATGAATTTATTAGGTTCTGTCATGCCTTCACCTAAGtggaaagtgaaaagatgagtttgcaaACATAAAAGATGAGTTTGCAAACTCAATTAAGCAAACATCACGTttgcaaactcatcttttcactttccaCATAGGTGAAGACGTGAGTCTgataaactcatcttttcactttctaaGCAGGTGAAAGCAtgacaatatttgaattgaaaactcattttttcactttctacATAAGTGAAAGTGTGAATGTACCCAAACTAATGAACTCATCTTTCCACTTTTTTCATATGTGAAAGCAAGGGCGTGAGCAAGcctaactaaaatatatattattttctattttatttgctTACTTAAGTTTGAGGGGTGTGTtggaatatatttcaaatatattatttcagttataatatatttgaatagattttgaatatattattttctatattagaatataatccaaatattttattttctaagttagcaaatattctaaatatatattttccctttttacattattgtatattaattatattaattttatttctttatataagatttatgatagatatacacttatgtattattaagatattttaatattctaatatacaattaattcatattttaacatttataataaattaattagataattttggcttgtttcttcttgtaagttgcagtttaaatttgtttaaggaTGTGTTACtaacaatattttcaacaattaattcttctatatatttttaaaattttttgaattttaaccaTGTTTAGTATCAATACCATTTCAAGGTCAATGTACGAAGATTTAAAATACACattattgttttagtaattaaacatgaaaaataatatgtataaaaacaaattttattaacttgtttgtataatctaatataacaatatgtgattagataatgttaaaataagattaaaaaaataagcaatcatattattcaattacaaattgttacatcagtttataaaaataagttgataatatttgtttgtacatgtagcttattcattaaatatattgttatttttaaatatgcaaaGTGAAGTGTTTGTTAATGTATgtgatgaaaaaattttaattcttgatcAGTAGTGAcatagtttttgaaataaatgggGCAGAAGAATGAAGCAAAATGGCCATGCATATACATAAaagcaagaatcaaagcatgaaaAGAAACATACATGAGAAGGTTAGAAGATTACCTACTCCTTTGCTTTAGATGTAGGATGATGGAAGAAGTCTCtcactttaaaaaatctcaaaaaagtTGCACCTCCAAGCCAAAAACACCTAAACCCGAGGGGTAGAGAGAAGGGAaaggaatgttgtttttgtgATAGAAAGTTTGTTTCAAACGAGCTTAGTTCATCTAAGATAAACTAATGAGCCATTTTTATGTTGGTGGCTAATtaacaataatgaaattattaatcggtcctttaaatttttaatttaaactacaatcatgcatgcatatcaattatatatcttagCTACCCTAATTCTGCTTcacaaacattttaacttttaaaatattacttttgtaCCTATgtaacactttatatgatacTAATGTTAAGTATCCTTCGAAAGATACTAGCCAATCTCAGATACTAGCCAATCTCAGATAATATACTCTTTCCTCTcaaaagcttggtttattagtgtgaccctttaggttcactATGACATAATCATGAGTCTTTTTTTGAACAATCTAAAATACATATGAAAACTCAACGATTATGATAAACatttagcaatgtgtcataaccCCTAACCTACGATGAAAAAACACTTTATTGAACCTAATACCTTCAATCGTACATTTCATGTAGATAAGATCTTTCCATCATCTAATCTTGATCAATTTCGGGCTTATGGTTcgtcaaagtcctaatttcaattctatacaaATCATCAATTGATATGTTCAAAACACTTCATCACAAATATCTTTcgtataacttatattatactctggctagagattttgatttcaaatatttatcgaCATTTTTTTCGGAACTCAAATATGGGTCAAATCAACAGATATCCTAAACCTAATATTTTTCGAGCAATGGATTCTATCTTTATCGTCATTCGTCTTCACATACAAACAACACATAACCAACATCGCCTTTCGTCTTGAAACTATTACTTTGAGTATTCATGAGCATGAGCTTACCTTTCATATTAAGAAGCAAGTTACCAACcttatttcaaatcatattgacAACAACCTAATATAGGTATTCCAATGTTTAGATATGTTAGATTGGAACTCGGTCTTTTGAGTTGCATATTCTAGTGAGTTTATGATTTTGAACCAAGTTGAAGCAAAGTTGGGTCTTAAACCTTAGAAAGCTACACGTGACTATAGAGTGTGCTCACTAAGTATAGTAACATGTCAAGTATGATTCTAAAGTTTGTCTTGGATGAATGAAGGAAACAATCTACTAGAATTGAGTTaaagacaacaaaagaaaagctGGAATGGGGAGTGCCTTTCGAGATTGGTGTTGGCAATATTGAGACCATGGTCTCTCATAGTTTAGGGTAGATGTGATATGAgctagtttgagtttggattgtTGTTCTGCCCAAGATTGATATCTCACTAGTATAATGACACTTTATCTCACCATGtggatgattcttcttcttcaatggctttttatgttcttctttggtattgattctttttcttctttgatgacttttcttttctttttttttttttttggcgtcACTTGATCATGAGTTGACCATTCTAGATGCAAGTTGAGCACAAGTCATCCACGCTTCTCCATAGTGTTTAGATTGCTTAAGCCTCCATAGACTTGATAtactttgcattattttcttttttattttaatttttaaaatagtatgatttgtttgtgtcttttaattaaaggaaaaagtgCTAAAGCGtgtttaagagggaaaaaaacgAAGTATGACTCGTAAATTGTAGgtgttttttataatgaataaaaatcaaaattatgtttgctcaaagatgaaattcatgcaatgctttaattttcttatctacgtggcagaaaatttaagaaaagtatGATTCTTTGTTAACAAGTGTGCTTACCAATTACCATTAAATATTTGAgaatcgataattttttttttaactttctttttctcaattatttatatttacacattgaaaatttattagaagtttGCATGATTACATTAAAGGTTGTCTCACTTTGTTTGTTCTGTTTCCCTTAAGAAACCGAGAGAGAGTAAAacattattcataataaattaaaggcaAAAGACTTATTACCACCTAAGATTTAGCCCATCCTCAAACTCTCACtcacaatgttttaaaaattcaaatgctcATTCATCattcaacttctattaaaattttctattagagttatggggttaaaatat
This is a stretch of genomic DNA from Mangifera indica cultivar Alphonso chromosome 11, CATAS_Mindica_2.1, whole genome shotgun sequence. It encodes these proteins:
- the LOC123229127 gene encoding pentatricopeptide repeat-containing protein At1g62930, chloroplastic-like; this encodes MNLYKEMTLRGVRPTVVTYSTLLSGLFMNGNVKHAKKLFGEMQLSNVLPNLITYHILVDGYCKNGCVLEAVELFYTLINRNIQPNITTFNCLINGLCKTGRLNIAWEMFNGFCKEGKLEMASKCFSDMEQNGVAPNLVTFNTLMSGFLQNNETLKVVELLHKMKERNVKPDASVGSIMLDLLGKHEDYREVLNLLPSFSTQEPTGCRLLSKCNFQGSIAYQESPGKR
- the LOC123228725 gene encoding GDSL esterase/lipase At1g71691-like gives rise to the protein MFDQVGRIPFSQQMRNFQNTLDQITGNLGATDLSKAIARSIFFVGMGSNDYLNNYLMPNYNTKNEYNAQQYADLLVEQYARQLTSLYNLGARKFVLAGLGRMGCIPSILAQNQLGTCSEEVNQLVLPFNTNVKTMINNLSANLPGSKLIYIDIARMFEDLLVNYRSYGFSVIDRGCCGIRRNRGQITCLPFQTPRPNRDQYVFWDAFHPTEAINILFGKKAFSGDLSIIYPMNIQQLANLDIGPN